From a region of the Alosa sapidissima isolate fAloSap1 chromosome 9, fAloSap1.pri, whole genome shotgun sequence genome:
- the LOC121719850 gene encoding uromodulin-like, whose protein sequence is MTGTRYLCVFLLLLIPAISTESTGTEVTSCEACHEHAGCSTDQTSRVTCACGNGFIGNGLGCYNSTLCGAANSPCCSEGYHWSSELGCVDVDECAADVQPCLAPLVCKNTAGSFNCLLPPVNYNPLSSLRTVQFSCGSMVCNVGRDCVVVDGTARCLDPCQHYTVLDDAWRSSNHHTSTDAKCDMQVNWQGWYRMFLGGESVQMAESCLEPWTCGTQAPLWLKSPHPVVSDGVVQGDVCGSWTQGCCNFEFPIHVKACPGNYYVYKFVKPPLCFLAYGADVNTKVCGTCKEGENCVSEDKTHWKCEAKTIVRLINGENQCQGRVELFHSGTWGTVCDDDWSLRNAEVICRQLGCGTALEAPHNGHFGSGSGPIWLDNVVCQGDESSIAHCSHQGFEVHNCGHNEDAGVVCEEAPTPLPNPEIVCSSNSMQVGLPKTLHSATVLDTLSGHMADPQCNMHLERNGTIWYQVQRRDGICGNVMRTNSTHVVFSNTLFVYPAMENVTFTLPVGFPFSCVYPLDMQADMHVVVKPYLSMQEMGLVGFGPGARAIMSLYHNVTFTEPYPEGAVTLPVGSALNVGINTEGVEKGTFVVILEDCYTTNTSTPDDPIRHYFIKNRCISDPLHVTVLESGSSLQAHFSAMLFLYQNNYRDMFVHCSLSLCDKTASSCSTECLTRKSRSIAYRRALTVGPITWAKQ, encoded by the exons ATGACTGGAACaagatatttgtgtgtgtttctacttcTGCTGATACCTGCCATCAGCACTGAATCTACAG GTACAGAGGTCACCAGTTGTGAGGCGTGCCATGAGCATGCTGGCTGTTCCACAGACCAGACCTCCAGAGTTACCTGTGCCTGTGGCAATGGTTTCATTGGTAATGGTCTTGGCTGCTACAATAGCACACTATGTGGTGCTGCCAACTCCCCTTGCTGCAGCGAGGGTTATCACTGGTCCTCTGAGCTTGGTTGTGTGGATGTAGATGAATGCGCAGCAGATGTGCAGCCCTGTTTGGCCCCACTGGTCTGCAAAAACACAGCTGGGTCCTTTAACTGCTTGTTGCCACCAGTCAACTACAATCCGCTCTCGAGCCTTCGTACTGTGCAATTCAGCTGTGGCAGCATGGTCTGTAATGTGGGCCGAGACTGTGTGGTTGTAGATGGCACTGCTCGCTGTCTTGACCCTTGCCAGCACTACACAGTCCTTGATGATGCTTGGCGTTCTTCCAACCATCACACCAGTACAGATGCAAAGTGCGATATGCAAGTGAACTGGCAGGGCTGGTACCGTATGTTCTTGGGTGGGGAGAGTGTGCAGATGGCTGAAAGCTGCCTGGAGCCCTGGACCTGTGGCACTCAAGCTCCACTCTGGCTCAAAAGCCCACATCCAGTGGTGTCAGATGGTGTAGTGCAGGGCGATGTGTGTGGTAGCTGGACACAAGGCTGCTGTAACTTTGAGTTTCCCATCCACGTCAAAGCTTGTCCTGGAAACTATTATGTCTACAAGTTTGTTAAGCCACCACTTTGCTTCCTAGCTTATGGAGCAG ATGTGAACACCAAGGTGTGTGGGACATGTAAAGAAGGAGAAAACTGTGTCAGTGAGGACAAGACCCACTGGAAGTGCGAAGCTAAAA CTATTGTGAGACTAATCAATGGAGAGAACCAATGCCAAGGCCGAGTGGAGTTGTTCCACAGCGGGACATGGGGTACAGTGTGTGATGATGACTGGTCACTGAGAAATGCCGAGGTGATTTGTCGACAGCTAGGCTGTGGCACAGCCCTGGAAGCCCCCCATAATGGGCACTTTGGTTCTGGAAGTGGGCCCATATGGTTAGATAACGTGGTGTGCCAGGGCGATGAGTCCTCCATAGCACACTGTAGTCACCAGGGATTTGAGGTACATAACTGTGGTCACAATGAGGATGCCGGTGTTGTATGTGAAG AAGCACCTACCCCCCTTCCTAATCCTGAGATTGTGTGTAGTAGCAATTCCATGCAGGTGGGTCTTCCCAAAACCCTCCATTCAGCCACAGTCTTAGACACTCTGTCAGGTCACATGGCTGACCCACAGTGTAATATGCACCTGGAACGTAATGGGACCATCTGGTACCAGGTACAGAGACGAGATGGTATCTGTGGAAATGTGATGAGG ACCAACAGTACACATGTTGTATTCTCCAACACACTGTTTGTTTATCCTGCCATGGAAAACGTTACATTCACATTGCCAGTGGGCTTTCCATTCTCCTGTGTGTATCCTCTGGACATGCAAGCTGACATGCATGTTGTTGTTAAACCTTACCTCTC CATGCAGGAGATGGGTTTGGTGGGCTTTGGTCCTGGAGCCCGGGCTATCATGTCTTTGTATCATAATGTCACCTTCACTGAGCCGTACCCGGAGGGTGCAGTTACGTTGCCAGTGGGCTCTGCTCTCAATGTGGGAATTAATACAGAGGGAGTGGAGAAAGGAACCTTTGTGGTTATACTGGAAGACTGCTACACCACCAATACCTCAACCCCAGATGATCCTATTAGACACTATTTCATCAAGAACAG GTGCATCAGTGACCCTCTGCATGTCACCGTGCTAGAGAGTGGATCTTCTCTCCAGGCACATTTCTCTGCAATGCTTTTTCTCTACCAGAATAACTATAGGGATATGTTTGTACACTGCAGCCTCAGCTTGTGTGATAAGACAGCATCTTCCTGTTCCACT GAGTGTTTAACCAGGAAGTCGCGCTCCATCGCCTATAGAAGGGCACTCACTGTTGGACCAATTACCT GGGCCAAACAATAA